The following are encoded together in the Hippoglossus stenolepis isolate QCI-W04-F060 chromosome 12, HSTE1.2, whole genome shotgun sequence genome:
- the LOC118119189 gene encoding dickkopf-related protein 1: MYSPSAHRFLAVYLTLFGYLGDVYAGTVLMNSNAIKNLPGASGGKSVNTVSPSPRTSPPGGMAHKLPVDTLQPGVCTDDEDCGGDEFCNDARGACLPCRKSRKRCARDSMCCAGTRCSNGVCQANDIEGTNASIITDGHKHNNTMEHQAKKPPTTHVHQPHAVKGQEGDNCLRSADCSEGLCCARHFWSRICKPVLTEGQVCTRHRRKGTHGLELFQRCDCGDGLLCRQEKGERDLSVSRTAARNLHTCQRR, encoded by the exons ATGTATTCACCGTCTGCGCACCGCTTCTTGGCTGTGTATCTCACGCTGTTTGGATACCTTGGGGACGTTTACGCCGGGACAGTCCTGATGAACTCCAACGCCATCAAGAACTTACCCGGAGCTTCGGGGGGCAAAAGCGTCAACACTGTCAGCCCGAGTCCGCGCACCTCACCCCCCGGAGGCATGGCACACAAATTGCCCGTGGACACCTTGCAG CCGGGTGTTTGCACTGACGATGAAGACTGCGGAGGTGATGAATTCTGCAATGACGCCCGAGGCGCCTGTCTGCCCTGCCGTAAGAGCCGGAAGCGTTGCGCACGAGACTCCATGTGTTGTGCAGGAACCCGCTGCAGCAATG GTGTATGCCAGGCAAATGATATAGAAGGCACAAATGCATCCATCATCACTGACgggcacaaacacaacaacaccatGGAGCATCAAGCCAAGAAGCCTCCCACTACCCACGTCCATCAGCCTCATGCTGTGAAAG GCCAGGAGGGGGACAATTGTCTGAGATCTGCAGACTGCTCAGAGGGTCTGTGCTGTGCCAGACACTTCTGGTCTCGCATCTGCAAGCCCGTGCTGACGGAGGGCCAGGTGTGCACGCGCCACCGCAGGAAAGGCACCCATGGCCTGGAGCTGTTCCAGCGCTGCGACTGTGGCGACGGCTTGTTGTGCCGACAGGAGAAAGGGGAGCGGGACCTGAGTGTCAGCAGGACTGCAGCACGGAACCTACACACCTGTCAGAGACGCTGA